From the Gadus chalcogrammus isolate NIFS_2021 chromosome 15, NIFS_Gcha_1.0, whole genome shotgun sequence genome, one window contains:
- the LOC130404825 gene encoding G2/M phase-specific E3 ubiquitin-protein ligase-like: MACGNKLIAPMLRDGQPLDASLIHKILKLKALYVRPSRQLEPENSDTSCCEEEEEDVEMVRSVATRASGLFNPGRDQLDHPTMSATSSLAPASTVASSLVPESTPQSTTTSTDYRAYLSVIDLSSDEDADEDLYTALSASMEDQIKESSPGSVPVQEILSTLGEKINHYRVNRFNINRAAVLDGAIRGFKRISFDPTHRISVRFSDDKGTSEEAVDLGGPRREFLRLLTEALAQSSVFEGTEGNLNLALDSSAVREDRYFVTGRAIAVSLVHGGPSPNFLSQTLFDCIVQGPEKSRPNLGDIADSEIREKIQKVSESTTLEELTQSTEPLQDYLANAGCLKPLKSVDDRDRLVEDVLMFQVINRVRGPFERFRDGLKTLGVLEQIQNHPESFSPVMCYNPRPLTADQVDGLFHIRWSEEGSNQKREERTVVAFWRDYLQDVEEEDGSKKLGDILAFATGSDAVPPIGFSPQPSLEFLHPSGGAAKFPVANTCISCLRLPIYSTYDCFKTNMDFAIRNTQGFGMP, encoded by the exons ATGGCCTGTGGCAACAAGCTGATTGCACCAATGTTGAGGGATGGCCAGCCACTCGATGCCAGTTTAATACATAAAATTCTGAAATTAAAGGCTCTATATGTGAGGCCCTCCAGACAACTTGAG CCTGAAAATTCTGATACAAGTTGctgcgaagaggaggaggaggacgtagagATGGTGCGGTCAGTCGCCACCAGAGCAAGCGGTCTATTCAACCCTGGCAGGGATCAGCTGGACCACCCCACCATGTCGGCGACAAGCAGCCTGGCACCGGCGAGCACCGTGGCCAGCAGCCTTGTTCCAGAGAGTACCCCACAATCGACCACCACAAGTACCGATTACAGAGCCTACCTTTCGGTTATCGATCTGTCATCTGATGAAGATGCAGATGAGGATCTGTATACTGCCTTATCGGCCAGCATGGAAGACCAGAT AAAAGAAAGTTCACCTGGAAGTGTCCCTGTACAAGAGATTTTATCTACGCTTGGTGAAAAGATCAACCATTATCGAGTCAACCGGTTCAACATAAACCGTGCTGCTGTGCTGGATGGTGCCATTCGGGGCTTTAAAAGAATCTCGTTTGACCCGACACACAGGATAAGTGTGAGATTTTCTGATGACAAAGGAACAAGTGAAGAAGCTGTGGATCTTGGTGGTCCAAGAAGAGAATTTCTTCGACTGCTTACAGAAGCTCTTGCACAGTCTTCAGTGTTTGAGGGAACAGAAGGGAACCTCAACTTGGCTCTTGATTCATCAG ctgtcagagagGACCGATACTTTGTTACAGGAAGGGCTATTGCAGTAAGTCTGGTACATGGAGGGCCTTCACCAAATTTCTTGTCCCAAACATTGTTTGACTGCATAGTTCAAGGGCCAGAGAAATCTAGACCAAACCTTGGGGACATCGCCGACTCCGAAATCCGTGAGAAAATACAAAAG GTTTCAGAATCAACAACTCTGGAGGAACTCACCCAGTCAACTGAACCTCTCCAAGACTATCTTGCCAATGCAGGCTGTCTGAAGCCACTGAAAAGTGTTGACGACAGGGATAGGCTTGTGGAAGATGTCTTGATGTTTCAAGTCATCAACCGAGTCCGTGGACCATTTGAAAG GTTCAGAGATGGGTTAAAAACGCTTGGAGTCCTGGAGCAGATCCAGAATCATCCAGAATCGTTCAGTCCAGTGATGTGCTACAATCCAAGGCCGCTGACCGCTGACCAGGTTGATGGGCTGTTCCACATCCGGTGGTCAGAGGAGGGGAGCAAccagaaaagagaggagagaacagtAGTTGCTTTCTGGAGGGACTATTTGCAAGATGTTGAAg AGGAAGATGGATCAAAGAAGTTGGGGGACATCCTAGCATTTGCAACTGGATCTGATGCAGTACCACCAATCGGCTTTTCTCCTCAACCATCTCTTGAATTTCTTCACCCTAGTGGTGGAGCAGCAAAGTTCCCTGTTGCCAACACCTGCATCAGCTGTCTTCGACTGCCGATCTACAGCACGTACGATTGTTTTAAGACCAACATGGACTTTGCAATAAGAAACACACAGGGGTTTGGCATGCCATAG